A genomic region of Cannabis sativa cultivar Pink pepper isolate KNU-18-1 chromosome 1, ASM2916894v1, whole genome shotgun sequence contains the following coding sequences:
- the LOC133033535 gene encoding uncharacterized protein LOC133033535, producing the protein MTGLSLSSRESSTTEINPDNYEATTLHQWAENNKADINNITIQAPTSQYSPNSSAAKREYVKNNEVTDLVKQLKPTQKAYYWIEAEIILKNINQDFYYMSCDFCNKKLMFYNDNEETDCENPKCGKRCLPTPRARTYVQLDDGTELLDAVMFGDVAENIFSCTAVQLRSYSDEKHKLFVQKTTRQLSAKKWRIQLYVDANRTMSSKYNQFTIQAVEPMED; encoded by the exons GACTGTCGTTGTCAAGCCGTGAATCAAGTACAACCGAAATCAATCCTGATAATTACGAAGCAACTACTCTTCATCAATG GGCTGAAAATAACAAAGCAGACATAAATAATATTACTATTCAAGCACCTACATCTCAGTATTCTCCAAATTCATCTGCTGCAAAACGAGAATATGTTAAGAACAACGAAGTTACCGATTTGGTAAAGCAATTAAAGCCAACTCag aaAGCATATTATTGGATTGAAGCTgaaatcatattaaaaaatatcaaccaaGATTTTTATTACATGTCGTGTGATTTTTGTAATAAGAAACTTATGTTCTACAACGACAACGAAGAAACAGATTGTGAAAATCCAAAATGCGGAAAAAGATGTCTTCCTACACCACG TGCAAGGACATATGTACAACTCGACGATGGTACAGAGCTGCTAGATGCTGTGATGTTCGGTGATGTTGCAGAAAACATATTCTCATGTACTGCAGTTCAATTAAGATCATATTCGGACGAG aaaCATAAGTTGTTTGTCCAAAAAACTACAAGGCAACTATCAGCCAAAAAATGGAGAATTCAGTTGTACGTAGATGCAAACCGAACAATGAGTTCAAAGTACAATCAGTTCACCATTCAAGCAGTTGAACCAATGGAAGATTAG